One stretch of Corvus hawaiiensis isolate bCorHaw1 chromosome 1, bCorHaw1.pri.cur, whole genome shotgun sequence DNA includes these proteins:
- the LOC125327699 gene encoding ADP-ribosylation factor-like protein 5B isoform X2 yields the protein MNEVVHTSPTIGSNVEEIVVKNTHFLMWDIGGQESLRSSWNTYYSNTEFIILVVDSIDRERLSITKEELYRMLAHEDLRKAAVLIFANKQDVKGCMTAAEISAYLTLSSIKDHPWHIQSCCALTGEGLCQGLEWMTSRIGVR from the exons ATGAATGAAGTGGTTCATACTTCTCCAACCATAGGAAGCAATGTAGAAGAAATAGTGGTGAAAAACACTCATTTCTTAATGTGGGATATTGGAGGGCAAGAATCATTACGGTCGTCGTGGAATACCTATTATTCAAACACAGAG TTCATCATTCTGGTTGTTGACAGCATTGATAGAGAGCGACTTTCTATAACAAAAGAAGAACTTTATAGAATGCTGGCTCATGAG GATTTACGGAAGGCTGCGGTTCTCATCTTTGCAAACAAGCAGGACGTGAAGGGCTGCATGACAGCTGCTGAGATATCTGCATACCTCACCCTCAGCTCCATAAAGGATCACCCATGGCACATTCAGTCCTGCTGTGCTTTGACAGGAGAAGG GTTATGCCAAGGCTTGGAGTGGATGACCTCCCGTATTGGAGTGAgatag